The Enterococcus sp. 7F3_DIV0205 genome has a window encoding:
- a CDS encoding cytosine permease — MESVEKQAIVTTPTYSAELLPKTGADKNWGIFNYVTLWMGAVHNILSYMTVAGFFLLGLNTKQVLAAVMLSAVIVSIFYVLNGVASAKYGLPFPMLLRSVFGVKGAIIPSLCRGLIAGVVFFGTQSVVSAQSLDVLFSRIFPDYMTIGGGMTILGMPAPTMLSYLIVWCVTVALFLGGTKVLDKFGNWSSPIVYVFIIGAAVWTIQIAGGFGPILAYSPANATTSPIVFIACVSALVSNWAGPIVNIGDFTQKAKTPRDMIIGLPLGFILSYILFAVTCVGLIAGTQIAFGEPIFNIVNAFDKINNTFAVFVLILALNMGALAFVVFGNLFPAGLQMSSLFPKFLDVKKAGVLTAIIGTMILPWKLVENASTLFYFYSFIGSMFGPIAGIMLASFYIEHKQVINLENIYVENGDLGEFKSGYNKKAMITLATSFVITMSGAFLQSVPLLKTINDFAFFSGLIFSFVVYSVLSKVMKGEKS; from the coding sequence ATGGAATCAGTAGAAAAACAAGCCATCGTGACAACACCGACCTATTCAGCAGAATTACTGCCAAAAACGGGGGCAGATAAAAATTGGGGTATCTTCAACTATGTGACATTATGGATGGGTGCGGTGCATAATATTCTTTCTTATATGACTGTAGCAGGCTTTTTCTTACTAGGTTTAAATACAAAACAAGTGTTGGCGGCTGTTATGTTATCGGCTGTAATTGTATCGATCTTTTATGTATTGAATGGTGTTGCCTCTGCTAAATATGGGTTGCCGTTTCCAATGTTGCTGCGTTCAGTGTTTGGTGTAAAAGGAGCGATCATTCCCTCGTTATGTCGTGGGTTGATCGCAGGAGTTGTTTTCTTTGGGACACAAAGCGTTGTAAGTGCTCAATCGCTAGACGTTTTGTTTAGTCGAATCTTTCCTGATTATATGACTATTGGCGGAGGAATGACGATTCTTGGAATGCCTGCACCAACGATGTTGAGTTATTTAATTGTTTGGTGTGTGACAGTTGCACTATTTTTAGGCGGAACAAAAGTCTTGGATAAATTTGGTAACTGGTCTTCACCAATCGTTTACGTTTTTATTATTGGAGCGGCTGTTTGGACGATTCAAATTGCGGGTGGTTTCGGTCCGATATTGGCTTACTCTCCAGCGAATGCGACAACGAGTCCGATTGTTTTTATTGCATGTGTAAGTGCTTTGGTTTCAAATTGGGCAGGTCCGATCGTGAATATCGGTGACTTTACGCAAAAGGCTAAAACGCCGAGAGACATGATCATTGGCTTGCCGTTAGGTTTTATTCTTTCTTATATTTTGTTTGCGGTTACATGTGTTGGTTTGATTGCAGGAACTCAAATTGCTTTTGGTGAACCGATTTTCAATATTGTGAATGCGTTTGATAAAATCAATAATACATTTGCCGTATTTGTATTGATTTTGGCCTTAAATATGGGGGCTTTAGCGTTTGTTGTATTTGGCAATTTATTTCCAGCAGGGTTGCAAATGTCATCATTATTTCCTAAATTTTTAGATGTGAAAAAAGCGGGAGTCTTAACGGCTATTATTGGTACGATGATTCTACCATGGAAACTAGTAGAAAATGCGTCCACATTATTTTATTTCTACAGTTTCATTGGTTCGATGTTTGGTCCCATTGCTGGGATCATGTTAGCTAGTTTTTATATTGAACATAAGCAAGTAATCAATTTAGAAAATATCTATGTTGAAAATGGCGACTTAGGTGAATTTAAATCAGGCTATAACAAAAAAGCGATGATTACCTTAGCGACTAGTTTTGTGATCACGATGTCTGGTGCATTTTTACAGTCAGTTCCATTGTTGAAAACGATCAATGACTTTGCTTTCTTTTCAGGGTTGATCTTTTCATTTGTTGTATATAGTGTTCTAAGTAAAGTAATGAAGGGGGAAAAATCATGA
- a CDS encoding ankyrin repeat domain-containing protein, producing the protein MDTVKATKSLLKAVELEQKEQVLQLLNEGCDLSLTDEAGRSPLMLAVQRNNLILVKELLAFGADVNQRDNTQLTPFICAAANGFDEIVSEILQSGRADLASVNRFGGTALLPSSEKGYLRTVQLCLAAGVPVNHVNRLGWSALLEAVILGDGGFLYQDVIRELVQHRADVIQTDGTGKNALDYAKDTGNESLIAIVEKQEVEELIFREVRTYLRKGELIQALKVLEAQEQTDLEVLYYLGYTYQRLKEYPTAISYYKKGWKKSEQFAFYVGNSYRMMGDIDNALQTYDQAIKEDQSFFYRYHKSNFLRELGRHEEAVKMMDNLLKDYPERVDFYFHKANSLRSLNRHQEAITAMERAIQLDPENPLFSEHLAQSLQLVKN; encoded by the coding sequence ATGGATACAGTAAAAGCAACGAAGTCACTGCTAAAAGCAGTAGAACTTGAGCAAAAGGAACAAGTTTTACAGTTATTAAATGAAGGATGTGACCTTTCGTTAACGGATGAAGCTGGACGATCTCCGTTGATGTTAGCAGTCCAAAGGAATAATTTGATACTAGTTAAAGAGCTGCTAGCATTTGGGGCGGATGTGAACCAGCGTGATAATACACAACTTACTCCTTTCATCTGTGCTGCAGCGAATGGATTTGACGAAATAGTCAGCGAAATTCTTCAATCCGGACGCGCCGATTTAGCTTCTGTCAATCGCTTTGGCGGCACAGCCTTGCTTCCATCAAGTGAAAAAGGCTATTTAAGAACGGTCCAATTATGTTTGGCTGCAGGAGTGCCAGTTAATCATGTCAATCGTTTAGGTTGGTCAGCGTTGTTAGAAGCGGTAATTTTAGGTGACGGCGGCTTCTTATATCAAGACGTGATTCGTGAGTTGGTTCAACATCGAGCAGATGTTATCCAAACAGACGGTACTGGTAAAAATGCTCTTGACTATGCCAAAGATACAGGAAACGAATCATTGATTGCGATTGTGGAGAAACAGGAAGTCGAAGAATTGATTTTCCGTGAGGTACGAACGTATCTAAGAAAAGGAGAGTTAATACAGGCGTTAAAAGTGTTAGAGGCGCAAGAACAAACAGATTTAGAAGTGCTGTATTATCTTGGCTATACCTATCAGCGCTTAAAAGAGTATCCGACAGCGATTTCTTATTATAAAAAAGGCTGGAAAAAAAGTGAGCAATTTGCTTTCTATGTCGGAAATAGTTATCGTATGATGGGAGATATAGACAATGCATTACAAACTTATGATCAAGCAATCAAGGAAGATCAAAGCTTCTTTTACCGCTACCATAAATCTAATTTTTTAAGAGAATTAGGTCGTCATGAAGAAGCTGTCAAAATGATGGATAACTTGTTGAAAGACTACCCTGAACGAGTTGATTTCTATTTTCATAAAGCCAACAGTCTTCGTAGTTTGAATCGGCATCAAGAGGCCATTACTGCGATGGAGCGCGCGATTCAACTCGATCCAGAAAATCCATTATTTTCAGAACACCTTGCACAATCACTTCAGTTAGTAAAAAACTAA
- a CDS encoding DUF1116 domain-containing protein, translating to MSKITELFKEEPVIIDLGIESFQEELIEQQVQATYLNWAPPGRGKAAILAALEKIETPENLEKIKKANEEAVHRIISSQISLIGYDQAINVVPGMTKNTILHAGPPITWDRMNGPMRGAVKGALVFEGLAKDLDDAENVAASGEIIFSPCHEHQSVGSMAGVTSASMFVHIVENKTYGNLAFTNLSEQMSKILRMGANDESVIERLIWMRDVFGPILRDAMKLCTEGIDLKHMLAQALHMGDECHNRNNAGTTLLIQALTPYIIQTDHSIEEMKEVFDFVASSDYFSGPTWMAMCKAALDSAVGIPYSTVVTTMARNGTEFGIHISGIEGNPWFVGPSQKVIGPMFAGYKPEDAGLDIGDSAITETYGIGGFAMAAAPAIVALVGGTIEDALRFSMEMQGITTAENPNITIPTLDFMGIPSGIDSLKVIQTNTLPIINTAIAHKEAGIGMIGAGITHPPMEAFEKAIIAFSKQL from the coding sequence ATGAGCAAAATCACTGAATTATTTAAAGAAGAACCTGTAATCATCGATCTTGGGATCGAGTCGTTTCAAGAGGAATTGATCGAACAACAAGTACAAGCGACCTATTTAAACTGGGCACCTCCGGGTCGAGGAAAAGCAGCTATTTTAGCAGCACTAGAGAAAATCGAAACACCAGAAAATCTAGAAAAAATAAAAAAAGCCAATGAAGAAGCCGTGCATCGAATCATTTCTTCACAAATTTCATTGATCGGTTATGATCAAGCAATCAATGTTGTGCCAGGAATGACTAAAAATACGATTTTACATGCTGGACCACCGATCACTTGGGATAGAATGAATGGTCCGATGAGAGGGGCTGTCAAAGGAGCCTTAGTTTTTGAAGGCTTAGCTAAAGATTTAGATGACGCCGAAAATGTTGCGGCTTCTGGCGAAATCATCTTCTCACCATGCCACGAACATCAAAGTGTCGGTTCGATGGCAGGAGTAACGTCTGCATCTATGTTTGTCCATATCGTGGAAAATAAGACTTATGGCAATTTAGCGTTTACGAATCTAAGTGAGCAGATGTCTAAAATTTTGCGAATGGGTGCCAATGATGAGAGCGTCATCGAACGATTGATTTGGATGAGAGATGTTTTTGGTCCGATTTTAAGAGATGCGATGAAATTATGTACAGAAGGGATCGATTTGAAACATATGTTAGCTCAGGCATTGCATATGGGAGATGAATGCCATAACCGTAATAACGCAGGAACGACATTACTGATTCAAGCACTAACACCTTACATTATCCAAACAGATCATTCCATCGAAGAGATGAAAGAAGTCTTTGATTTTGTTGCCAGCAGTGATTATTTCTCAGGACCGACTTGGATGGCAATGTGTAAAGCAGCTTTGGATTCAGCGGTGGGTATTCCATACAGCACAGTTGTAACGACAATGGCTAGAAATGGAACAGAATTTGGTATTCACATCAGTGGTATCGAAGGAAACCCTTGGTTTGTTGGACCTTCTCAAAAAGTTATTGGGCCAATGTTTGCAGGATATAAACCAGAAGATGCAGGTCTTGATATTGGCGATAGTGCAATTACAGAGACATATGGAATCGGTGGTTTTGCAATGGCCGCAGCTCCTGCAATCGTCGCTTTAGTTGGGGGAACAATCGAAGATGCCTTACGTTTTTCTATGGAAATGCAAGGAATCACAACCGCGGAAAACCCGAATATCACGATTCCAACATTAGACTTTATGGGAATTCCGTCAGGGATCGACAGTTTAAAAGTTATCCAAACGAACACATTACCGATCATCAATACGGCAATCGCTCATAAAGAAGCGGGGATCGGCATGATCGGAGCTGGAATCACTCATCCGCCAATGGAAGCTTTTGAAAAAGCAATCATTGCTTTTAGTAAACAACTATAA
- the fdrA gene encoding acyl-CoA synthetase FdrA, producing MTISIKIQPNTYIDSVSLMALSTKANQIAGVDQAIIAMATEMNKEVMKNVGLYTDEIAQAQTSDLIIALDANEEHDSVELIQKIETLMTEKKEKTTNQTTESYTTIETAKKAIPEANIAVISVNGQYAAREARKALNNELHVMMFSDNVSVEDEIELKDLAHDKGLLMMGPDCGTAIINNVGLCFANKVRKGSIGIVGASGTGSQEISVRIHEFGEGVSQLIGTGGRDLSEAVGGKMMLDAIDALEADEDTKVIVLISKPPAKVVEEKILTRVRKAEKPIVIWFIGSDVRENETGIYFEKMSKAAALRAVTLAGIDQNSLDVHPLNLPLIDEVRAKLNPEQKYIRGLFTGGTLCDEAMFTAKERFSDVYSNIATDQDHLLHFGDVSKAHTFIDFGADEFTNGKPHPMIDPSNRIARFKEEAADPTVGVILMDFVLGYGAHLDPVGVMIPAMKAAKETAAAEGRHLEIIGYVLGTDLDKQNINEQVEKLTSIGATYASSSQNAGLLAREFVVKGVEQ from the coding sequence ATGACAATCAGTATCAAAATTCAACCTAATACCTATATTGATTCGGTATCGTTAATGGCTTTATCAACGAAAGCGAATCAGATAGCAGGTGTTGATCAAGCGATTATTGCAATGGCAACCGAAATGAACAAAGAAGTGATGAAGAATGTTGGCTTATATACAGATGAAATTGCGCAAGCACAAACGAGTGATCTAATTATCGCTTTAGATGCCAACGAGGAACATGATTCAGTTGAATTGATCCAAAAAATCGAAACGCTAATGACTGAGAAAAAAGAAAAGACAACGAATCAAACAACGGAAAGCTATACAACGATTGAAACGGCAAAGAAAGCTATCCCAGAAGCGAATATAGCCGTGATTTCTGTTAACGGTCAGTATGCCGCTCGTGAAGCGAGAAAAGCCTTGAATAATGAGTTGCATGTGATGATGTTTAGTGACAACGTTAGTGTAGAAGATGAGATCGAATTAAAAGATTTAGCGCATGATAAAGGCCTACTAATGATGGGACCAGATTGCGGAACGGCAATCATCAACAATGTTGGGTTATGTTTTGCCAATAAGGTTCGAAAAGGAAGTATAGGTATTGTTGGTGCTTCTGGAACAGGCAGTCAAGAAATCAGTGTTCGAATTCATGAGTTTGGTGAAGGTGTTTCTCAATTGATCGGAACAGGCGGACGAGATCTTAGTGAAGCTGTAGGTGGAAAAATGATGCTGGATGCCATTGATGCTTTAGAAGCTGATGAAGACACTAAAGTGATCGTTCTGATTTCAAAACCACCAGCAAAAGTAGTTGAAGAAAAAATTCTTACAAGAGTAAGAAAAGCTGAAAAACCTATTGTCATTTGGTTTATCGGCAGCGACGTGAGAGAAAATGAGACAGGTATTTACTTTGAAAAAATGTCTAAAGCTGCGGCTTTAAGAGCGGTGACCTTGGCTGGAATCGATCAAAATAGTTTAGATGTTCATCCGTTGAACTTACCTTTGATCGATGAAGTTCGAGCAAAATTAAATCCAGAACAAAAATACATTCGCGGGTTATTCACTGGAGGAACACTTTGTGATGAAGCGATGTTTACTGCAAAAGAACGATTTTCAGATGTGTATAGCAACATCGCAACAGACCAAGATCATCTTTTACATTTCGGTGATGTCAGTAAAGCACATACCTTTATCGACTTTGGCGCAGATGAATTTACCAACGGCAAACCACATCCTATGATCGATCCTTCTAATCGAATTGCTCGTTTTAAAGAAGAAGCAGCTGATCCAACAGTTGGCGTGATCTTGATGGATTTTGTACTAGGTTATGGTGCTCATCTGGATCCTGTTGGTGTAATGATACCAGCAATGAAGGCAGCAAAAGAAACAGCCGCAGCAGAAGGTCGGCATCTTGAAATCATCGGATACGTGTTAGGGACAGATTTAGATAAACAAAATATCAATGAACAAGTCGAAAAGTTGACCTCGATCGGTGCAACGTATGCTAGTAGCAGTCAAAATGCTGGATTATTGGCAAGAGAATTTGTTGTGAAAGGAGTAGAACAATGA
- a CDS encoding DUF2877 domain-containing protein — protein MRTYQSLSGSSNFLFEIQNRQWEGVIHSVFNRTVNIICDSGEIYTIAAEELDNAPNTLRVTELFSNQPKLLVKTPVFSQKGQLVIGEIAAINTRNAKEWHYPTINFPKKQEYSNIRIRVEQLNEWLSQVENHGGYLLNNTQRTKYEQMIHTMLLKESEQLLAYLKEKQLFQAMKQLNRVIGLGPGLTPSGDDFLVGLALIFTTTNYPYHSLKQWLINSRNEMKKRTNIISFSALDWAIKGEARERIGSFLNELFYGEDENALKSKMLAVLAIGSTSGGDMLTGMLAGIKLTMDL, from the coding sequence ATGCGTACGTACCAATCCCTTTCTGGTTCTAGCAATTTTTTATTTGAGATTCAAAATAGGCAATGGGAAGGAGTAATTCATAGTGTGTTTAACCGAACTGTAAATATAATTTGTGATTCTGGTGAAATATACACGATAGCGGCGGAAGAATTGGACAATGCGCCCAATACGTTAAGGGTAACTGAATTGTTTTCCAATCAGCCGAAGCTACTTGTAAAAACACCTGTTTTCTCTCAAAAAGGGCAGTTAGTGATTGGTGAGATCGCTGCTATCAATACTCGGAATGCCAAAGAATGGCATTATCCCACAATCAATTTTCCAAAGAAACAAGAGTATTCAAATATACGTATACGTGTTGAGCAACTTAACGAATGGCTGAGTCAAGTCGAAAATCATGGCGGCTATTTATTAAACAATACTCAGAGGACAAAATACGAGCAAATGATCCATACGATGCTTTTGAAAGAATCAGAGCAACTATTGGCGTATTTAAAAGAAAAACAGTTATTTCAAGCGATGAAGCAATTAAATCGAGTGATCGGCTTAGGTCCAGGATTAACACCGTCTGGTGATGATTTTCTAGTCGGATTAGCGCTAATATTTACCACTACTAATTATCCATATCATTCATTAAAACAGTGGTTGATAAACAGTCGGAATGAGATGAAAAAAAGAACGAATATTATTAGTTTTTCCGCGTTAGATTGGGCAATCAAGGGAGAAGCACGAGAGCGGATCGGTTCATTTTTAAATGAATTATTTTATGGAGAAGATGAAAATGCTTTGAAATCAAAAATGTTAGCTGTTTTAGCGATTGGATCAACATCTGGCGGAGATATGCTGACAGGGATGTTGGCCGGAATAAAATTGACGATGGACTTGTAA
- a CDS encoding PucR family transcriptional regulator — MLTVKNFLQLSPFKTFQLVAGEKGLDNKITGVNILDNPDASDWLSAGELLITSGYFFSENAEIQRRFIQRFKEINCSAICIKPHIYLKGIPESMRKLADELGLPLIEIPYGIAFSKIMNIVMAEISGRMNELNQASLDIHSQFFEISLHGGGMKKIASGLAEMVNNPVVLVDTDWSVTAISDKKQPLIQEIIKKNGDTLTFPIQTITDLPTNFERIQKPITRALSFEEQEYPCVIMPVYFDTIHYGFILVYLIERPLTDLDYVALENGSMAFALEQMRLLEIERTENRIRRDFFDQLLSGQIKDLAALATYDTTIDPNLNYTVLILSIQTIGHTSDSLMEKKQSEDRLMKSLLSSLTTYTSNRFPHLHLFSRKNQLVILLGTDPKLSALKTHNEVSDTAERIRIHLEQQGQSERDIFCTIGSTLPVLELSQSFEEAKKVILLLEDDAKEEKIYFFNDFYFDSFLVDSISKEQGRKFYTHYLSTLLTYDLENKTSFTPTLKAYLAHHLNIATTSRALFIHRNTLLYRIEKIKGLLSVDLEQEKNTFALQLALKLYELHH; from the coding sequence ATGTTAACGGTCAAAAACTTCCTGCAGCTTTCTCCTTTCAAAACATTCCAATTAGTCGCTGGGGAAAAAGGCCTGGATAATAAGATCACGGGCGTAAACATTTTAGATAATCCCGATGCTTCTGACTGGTTGTCTGCAGGCGAACTACTAATTACCTCTGGGTATTTTTTTAGCGAAAATGCCGAAATCCAACGTCGTTTTATCCAACGTTTTAAAGAAATCAATTGTTCTGCGATTTGTATCAAACCACACATCTATCTAAAAGGAATTCCTGAATCCATGCGTAAATTAGCAGATGAACTTGGTTTACCTCTTATAGAAATTCCTTATGGAATCGCCTTTTCAAAGATCATGAATATTGTCATGGCCGAAATTTCTGGCCGAATGAATGAGTTGAACCAAGCGTCGTTGGATATTCATTCACAATTCTTTGAGATTTCTCTACATGGTGGCGGTATGAAAAAAATTGCTTCTGGTTTAGCGGAAATGGTCAATAATCCAGTTGTATTAGTAGATACTGACTGGTCAGTGACAGCTATCAGTGACAAAAAACAACCATTGATCCAAGAAATCATCAAAAAAAATGGAGATACCCTTACTTTTCCAATCCAAACAATTACAGACTTACCTACTAATTTTGAACGAATCCAAAAACCGATCACTCGCGCTCTTTCTTTTGAGGAACAGGAATACCCTTGCGTGATCATGCCTGTTTATTTTGATACGATCCACTATGGCTTTATTTTAGTTTATCTAATAGAACGTCCGCTGACAGACCTTGATTATGTTGCCTTAGAAAATGGTTCAATGGCCTTTGCATTAGAACAAATGCGGCTTTTAGAAATTGAACGAACGGAAAATAGAATTCGCCGTGATTTTTTCGATCAATTATTATCAGGTCAAATCAAAGACTTAGCGGCTTTGGCTACTTATGATACAACGATCGATCCAAACTTAAACTATACGGTTTTGATCCTTTCCATCCAAACAATTGGTCATACGTCAGATTCCTTAATGGAAAAGAAACAATCAGAAGATCGCTTAATGAAAAGCTTACTGTCGTCCCTGACAACTTATACATCCAATCGGTTTCCCCATCTCCATCTATTTAGCCGAAAAAATCAATTAGTAATACTATTAGGAACTGATCCTAAATTGAGCGCATTAAAAACACACAACGAAGTATCCGATACAGCAGAACGGATTCGGATACATTTAGAACAGCAAGGTCAATCGGAACGAGACATTTTCTGCACCATCGGTTCTACTTTACCCGTTCTTGAATTGTCTCAAAGCTTTGAAGAAGCAAAAAAGGTCATCCTACTATTAGAAGATGACGCAAAAGAAGAAAAAATTTATTTTTTTAATGATTTTTATTTTGATTCCTTTTTAGTTGATTCCATTTCAAAAGAACAAGGAAGAAAATTTTACACTCACTATTTAAGCACCTTGCTGACTTACGATCTGGAAAACAAGACCAGCTTCACGCCAACATTAAAAGCTTATCTAGCTCATCATTTAAATATCGCTACAACATCTAGAGCCTTATTTATTCATCGAAATACGTTGCTTTATCGGATTGAAAAGATCAAAGGACTACTATCAGTAGATTTGGAACAAGAGAAAAATACCTTTGCATTGCAATTAGCACTGAAATTATATGAATTACACCACTAA
- the fabZ gene encoding 3-hydroxyacyl-ACP dehydratase FabZ has product MTRLMNATEIMEMIPNRYPICFIDYVDEIITDKKIIATKNVTINEEFFQGHFPGNPTMPGVLIIEALAQVGSILILKMDQFKGETAYIGGINKAKFRQKVVPGDVLKLHFEIVKIRDYVGIGKATAFVEDKKVCECELTFIVGR; this is encoded by the coding sequence ATGACAAGATTAATGAATGCAACAGAAATTATGGAAATGATTCCAAACCGTTACCCAATTTGCTTTATCGACTATGTGGATGAAATCATCACGGATAAAAAAATTATTGCAACAAAAAATGTGACGATCAATGAAGAATTTTTCCAAGGACATTTCCCTGGAAACCCAACAATGCCAGGTGTTTTGATTATTGAAGCATTAGCACAAGTTGGTTCGATCTTGATTTTGAAAATGGATCAATTTAAAGGTGAAACAGCGTACATCGGAGGAATCAACAAAGCGAAATTCCGTCAAAAAGTTGTTCCAGGAGATGTCTTGAAGTTGCATTTTGAAATTGTAAAAATCAGAGATTATGTCGGCATCGGGAAAGCAACTGCTTTTGTTGAAGATAAAAAAGTTTGTGAATGTGAATTGACTTTTATTGTAGGTAGATAA
- the fabF gene encoding beta-ketoacyl-ACP synthase II produces MKRVVITGMGAVTPLGNTVKEYWQNLVNGKLGIAKITKFDSEDTGVALAGEVKEFDPSEVLDRKEQKRMDLFSQYGLVAAMEAWNMSGLTQDTIDPKRFGVIVGSGIGGMTTLQDQVRVMDKKGAKRVTPFFVPMVIANMASGNISIKLGAKGPSQTIVTACASATNAIGEAFRTIKYGLADMMITGGTEATICEIGIAGFAALSALNTTEDPTRASIPFDKERHGFVMGEGAGMLMLEELEHAQKRGATILGEIVGYGSNCDASHMTAPLKDGSGAADAIELALAEAAIDASAIGYVNAHGTSTPANDAAETAALKRVFGERAHDIPISSTKSMTGHLLGAAGGIEAIACVKTLQEGVVHPTVGYKVEDPECDLDYVTAGSRSVQAEYAISNSFGFGGHNGVICMKKWEEN; encoded by the coding sequence ATGAAACGAGTTGTAATTACAGGGATGGGAGCGGTGACTCCTTTAGGAAATACTGTAAAAGAGTATTGGCAAAATTTAGTTAATGGAAAATTAGGAATCGCTAAAATTACTAAATTTGATTCTGAAGATACAGGTGTGGCACTTGCAGGTGAAGTGAAAGAGTTTGATCCAAGTGAGGTTCTTGATCGGAAAGAACAAAAGCGGATGGATCTATTTTCACAGTATGGTTTAGTTGCTGCAATGGAAGCTTGGAATATGAGTGGTTTAACTCAAGATACAATCGATCCAAAACGTTTTGGTGTGATTGTAGGTAGTGGGATCGGCGGTATGACGACCTTGCAAGATCAAGTTAGAGTGATGGATAAAAAAGGGGCTAAACGAGTAACACCTTTCTTTGTACCAATGGTGATCGCGAATATGGCATCAGGAAATATTTCCATCAAATTAGGTGCAAAAGGACCTTCTCAAACAATCGTGACCGCTTGTGCATCTGCAACAAATGCCATCGGTGAAGCCTTCCGTACAATTAAGTACGGTTTAGCTGATATGATGATTACAGGTGGAACAGAAGCAACGATTTGTGAAATCGGAATTGCTGGTTTTGCTGCTTTAAGCGCGTTAAATACAACAGAAGATCCAACGAGAGCGTCGATTCCGTTTGATAAAGAACGACACGGTTTTGTGATGGGAGAAGGTGCCGGCATGTTGATGCTTGAAGAGCTTGAACATGCTCAAAAACGTGGCGCAACGATTCTAGGTGAAATCGTAGGTTACGGTAGTAACTGTGATGCTAGTCATATGACAGCGCCATTAAAAGATGGAAGCGGCGCAGCAGATGCAATTGAATTAGCTTTAGCAGAAGCGGCAATTGATGCCTCTGCGATAGGTTATGTTAATGCACACGGTACATCAACACCAGCCAATGATGCAGCTGAAACAGCAGCATTAAAACGTGTATTTGGTGAACGTGCCCACGATATTCCAATCTCAAGTACAAAGAGTATGACAGGTCACCTTTTAGGTGCGGCTGGTGGAATAGAAGCAATTGCTTGTGTGAAAACACTACAAGAAGGTGTTGTGCATCCAACAGTGGGATATAAAGTAGAGGATCCTGAATGTGATTTAGATTATGTAACAGCTGGTTCACGCTCCGTACAAGCAGAATATGCAATCAGTAATTCATTCGGCTTTGGCGGTCACAATGGCGTTATTTGTATGAAGAAATGGGAGGAAAACTAA